The window CGATGGGCAACTGCGCGGACTCCAGGCGGCGCAGCAGATTCTCGCGCTGGCGCTTCGGCACATTGGGCGCGAGCGTGCGAACGCGCTTCACCATCGCGGCCATGCGGGTGAGCGATTTCGCCAGATCCTTTTGCAGATGCGAGCCCTCGCGCACTCTCATCTCCAACAGAGCGTCGAGCGAAAGCCCGAGCGCCTTCTTCACGGCGGGCAGCACGTCGCGCTCCGACGGATCACCGGCACGGATCACGCCTGGCGCGGCCAGCACGGTCTCCAGGCTGATCTCGCCGGTAAGGCCGAGATGTTTCTGCAAAGCCTTTGCTTCTTTCAAAAATGCCGCGGCGCGGCTGCGGTCAATGAGTCCGTGGACGGAATCGTCTGTCGTTTCGATCGCCACCGATACCTGCACCTTGCCACGCGAGACGCGCTTGAGGACCTCCTCGCGCACATGCGGCTCCAGCCAGGCGAGTTCGCGGCCGGCAGCCAGCGAAACCTCGGCTTGTTTGCGATTGACGGAGAAACACTCCACGACAGCACGCACCCCCTTGGCGGCGGTCTCTCCGCGTCCGTGGCCGGTCATGCTCTTCATCGGAAAATCTCTAGCGGGGCGGAGCGCCTGTTGTCACGACTTGAAGTCCCGTCGCTCAAAGACCGCCCAGCCGATGATGAAGAGCGTGACATTGATGGCAAAGAGAAACACGTAGCTCTCCACCATCGTCTCCCATGGCACCCGCGCCTGGAAGACCTGGATCCAGGCCGACATCTTGGTGGTCAGAAACCATCCACGGATGCCTTCAAAGAACGGAACGCTCCGCACGATCACATCGGCAAAGAGCAGCGACAGCGTGATGATCGTCGCCGCCGCCGGTTTCATGTTGAAGCACGACAGGCAGAAGGCCAGTAGCGTCACCGTGCACAGGCTCAGCGCCAGCAATGGCAGCGCAATCGCGTAACGCGCCAGCCCCGGCCAGAAATCGTGAAAGGCAAAGATGCCCGCCGGAGGATCGATCACGAACAAGCCTCCCGGGCCACTGTTCAGCAAACCCACTCCCAGTGCGGTGAGCCCCACGAAGAGCGTCAGCACGATCGTGTACAGCAACGTCACGATCACCTTGACCGTCAGGATGCGCGTGCGGGAGATCGGGCGGCACAGCATCATGCGCAGCGTACCGTCCTCGACTTCCTTGCTAACCACATCGCCCGCGACCAGCGCCAGAAACAGCGCCTCGAGTAGAAACACCGTCCACGCCACGATGAGCAGGCCCAGCGTGAGACCGGAGAGATATTGCGTCGGGTCGTACCCCATCCGCTCGATCGCGCCTGAGAGCGACCTTTGCACCGGCGGCAGCCGCAGCAGGAAGAGCACGACGATTTCAAAAACGAGAAACGCGCCGAAACCGATAAACGTCCGCTTGCGGGCGAAGAGCTTGCGGGTTTCCCCGCGCAGTTGGAGCCAGAAGAGATTCATCCTGTCGTACGCTCCAGGTAAAAACTTTCCAGTGTGCGCTCGAACGGTTGCACCCGGCTCACCCGCACGCCGCCGCGCACCAGCGCATCGACCACATCCGCGATCTCCAGCCCGTCTGGCAATGCCACGTGGGAATCCGTGCGAACGACCTTGAGCGCCGCAAGAACACGGTCCGCCGCATCCCACGCATCGACTTCCAGTTCCCACTCCGGTCGTGCATCACGCCAGTTGCCGCAATACATCAACCGCCCCTGGTGGAGGATGGCGACGCGATCGCACAGCTGCTCAACCTCCGAAAGCAGGTGCGAGGAAAGCAGGATCGTCAGCCCATGTTCGTCGCGCAGCCGCAGGATCATCTCGCGCATTTCGCGAATGCCCTGCGGATCGAGTCCCTCGGTCGGTTCATCGAGCAGGATAAAATCGGGATCGGGCAGCAAGGCCTGCGCGAGGGCGAGCCGCTGCCGCATGCCGTGGCTATAGGTGCGCACGGGATCATTTATGCGTTTCTCCAAGCCCACCAGCCGCAGCACATCCTGCATGCGCTCCCGGCTTACCGCTCCGCTCAGCGAAACGAAGAACCGCAGGTTCTGCCAGCCGCTCATGTAATCGTAGAACGACGGCGTCTCAAAAATCGCCCCGACCTTTTCCAGCGCGCGCGGGCGGTCCTGCGTCACCGAGTGCCCGGCGATAAAGGCATCGCCCTCGTCGGGATGCACATGCCCGAGCATCATGCCGAAGGTCGTGCTCTTGCCCGCGCCGTTGTGCCCGAGCAGGCCGAAAATCTCGCCCTTTGCGATCTCGAGCGAGAGCGAATCGAGCGCCTTGCGCCCGCGCCAGGATTTGGAAAGACGTTCGAGCCGGACCACTGGGTTACTCCGTAAAAAGCCGCAGTTCCTTCGTCGCGTGGCCGTCGGCGAAGAGGTGGTTCACCTTGTTATCCGAGTACGTGTGCCAGCCCTCCTTGTCGACCAGCACGGGAATTCGGCCCAGATCCGATACCATGCCGAAGAGATTCAACGCCGCGAGCCTCTGGCCATTGAGCGCGCTGTCCCAGTAGTAACTCGTGCCGGTGTCTCGAAAGTACCGGCGATCCGCGGGACAGGCGAAAACCCGCTGGTCGTCGACGTAGGAGTTCAGCGTGTTGTCGATCACCGGTACGTCTTCGTTACGAGAAGCTCGACCGGCCTTCAGATCCGGCATGGTCGAGTCATGCTCGGCCAGGTAGGCGCTCAGCGCCACGCCCAGCCCGCGGAGATTGCCGAGACATTTCGCCGACTCGCCCCTTGCCTTCACCATCGAGAAAAGCGGCACGGTCAATCCCGCCAGCAGCACGATGATCCCGATCGCAACCATCATCTCGATCAACGTGAAAGCCCGCCGTCTCATGGCCGCTGCGCCGCGCGCTGGAGTTGCTCGATCACGGGGGCGAAGTCGAGTTTCACGTCGGCATTCGCCTCTTCGTAAAAGCTGCTCATGCCCTGATTCACGATCTTGCGCACCTCATCCTCCTGCATGCGCTGGCTGATCTCGGGATTATCCTTTTCCAGATTCTCCAACGCCCGCTTCACGATGCGCTTGCGCCGCTCGGGGTCCATCTTGTTCAGGGCGAGCATGAACTGGCGGAAACCCTCGGGCATCGTCATTTCGATGAACTGCTTTCGCTCCTCCGGGGTGAGTTGTTCGAAGAACCTCCGATCCGATCCCCCGCGGCGCAATTCCTGCCGCTCGTCGAAATTCAGCCGGTTAAGCCGGTCCGCCACGCCGCGAATCACATCCTCTCGCGCCGGTTCGGAGAGCGAAGCCAGCGGATGCTTTTCGATGTAGGCCTGCAGCGAGGCTGGAGTGGGTTTCAGCCCGCGCATCCAAAGCATGACCCCCGCCGCCACGGCCCAGACGACCAGCAGTACCACGACGATCCTGACGACGCGATTCATGCCTTTACTTACGCATGAGGTCCGCCGGGAGCAACAGGGGAATCATCCTCAAAAGGTGAAGCCAAATCCGAACTGCCACGCGCCGACCGGATCGCCCTCCTTGCGAATGAGGTTGTACCCGTAGTCCACGCGCAGCGCCCCGATGGGCGTGTAGAGCCGCGCTCCGAGCCCCGGCCCGACTCGCGTATAACTCCACGATAACGACTCCAGGCTGGGAGAAAGGTTGCCTACATCGACAAAACCCGCCACGTACAGCGCGCGCCAGATGGGCCACTGGATTTCCGCATTGCCGAGCAGGTAGGCCATGCCGCCGACCGGATAGCCGTTCTGGTCCTTCGGCCCGAGGCCATCAAGCTGGAAGCTCCGGACGGTATCCGGTCCACCAAGGAAAAAACGCTCGGGAATGGGCGCCGTGGTGTCGTTGTCGTAGGGAACCATCAGCCCGGCCCGGTGGTTCAGGATCAGAAAGGGAACAAAAGGCCGCTCCGGCGTGATTTTGCGGAACGGAATGTACCAGGTCGCCTGCACGGATAGCCGGAGAAACGACACCTCGCCAGCCAGATAGCGCGACGCGACATCGCCCTGCCAGTTGAGGAAGTACCCCTTGGTCGGCGAGAGTAGATCGTTGCGGCGGTCGAGCGTCTGTTCAAAGCTCACCGCGCCCAGGGTGTAGTCGTCGAGCACATCGTTCGCCTCATCGGCGTAGATCACGGTATTGGTCACGGCCTTCCACTGATACCCCGCCCGCCAGCCTGTAAGGTTGTTCTGGTCATATTGCCGCTCCACGTTGAAACCGCCTCCGTATTGACTCACTTGGAACGCCGGAGTCTCCTCGCGCTGGGCAAATCCGCTCACGGTCGCGATGACCGGCGTGCGCAGGAAAAACGGATCGGAGAGCGCGGCCTGGATGCCGTAGTTCTTGGTCGAGATGTTGCCGCGCAGCGAGAATCGGTTGAGCGTGCCGAGGAAATTGCGGTCCGTATAGGTGGCATCGGCAAATCCGCGTTGCCACTGCCCATACCCGAGCGTGGTGGTGAGCTGCTTTGCCGCCGTTTCCGTCACCTTCACCACCATGTTGACCGTGCCATCGGAGGTCGGCGTCTGCCGGGCATCCACATCGGAGAAGGCTCCCGTAAACCAAAGCCGCCGGATTCCGGCATCCACCGTCGCGGCATCATAGGTTGCACCGGCCTTCACCCCGAGACGCTGAAGGATGGCCGTAGTGAGCGTGCGCCGGTTGCCCGTCACTCCGATCGTCCCCAGGCGAAACTGGCCGCCCGGTTGCACCGCGATCACGATGCGTACTCCCCCGGTCGCTGAGTCGAAGGTGGTCTGCTGGGTCACGACCGCGTTGAAGTACCCGTTGGCTTTTAAATAATCCTGCACCTGCGAACGAATCGTCAGTTCCTGCCCCGGATGATAAACACCGCCTTGCGCCCGCCTCGCAATCTCGTGAATTTTTTCCGGGAGCTCGCTGGAGCTCTCCACCACGGCCTGGTCGACGACAGACTGAGGGCCGGGCGTCGCGGTGACGGCCACATTCACCATTCTCTCCACAAAGTCCGGCTTAACCTGCACCGTTGCACCTAGGAAACCATCCTGCACCAGCGCCTGCCGGATGCGGTCCGCTGCGCTTTCGGTCGCGCTCTGCACATAGCGCAACGCTCCAAAGGGGTTCCGCGTCGCCTGCCGCATTTCCGCCGTGAAGATATCCTCCATCCGCTCGGCGGTGATCGCCTCGCCGCCGGAAAACGTCATCTTTCCCAGCAGGTACTTGGGCCCCTCGCTAATGGTGAAAAACACCGTCGATCCAGCGAAGCGATACTCCACATCGGCCTCCGGCAAACCCTGCTCGAATAGAAACTCCCGCAAAAAATACGCCGCGTCGTCCGCCGTGGTTGGTTCGATCGGCGGCGTAAGGTCGATCTCGTAGCGACCCAACGCCTTGATCAACTGCGCACGGGTGTAGGTTTCGTTTCCCTCAAAGACAAACTCCGTCGCCTGCTGCGCCATCGCCACCGCGCACCAGACGAGAAAAGAAAGGAGTGCCAGCCCGCGTCTCATCGGAACCTCAGCTGGTAGGTAACGCCGGCATTGTAATAGCCGTAGCTGTCCCGTTCGCTCATCACGGAAATCCCCCGCCAGATCTCGAACCGCCCGCGGATGCCTGCGCGGTCGTACGGATCGACCGGCGGCACCGCACTGATCTGGAGGCGATTGACCAGCGACTCGACATCGAAGCCCTTCGCATCGATCTGCCGTAGCAGCGTGCGCAATACCAGCAGCCCCCCCTGCCCCGCCGCGGCCTCGCCGAATCCCGCCCCGGCATACGCACCCGGCGCGAAGCCTGTCGTCAGCAAAAGCACGATCGACTCCTGTGGCAGCGGCGGCTCGGAGCGCAGGATGAGATGCTTTTCATCCAGCGGACCGTAGGCATACGCCTGCACCGTGTAATCCAGCGCCTGCGCCGTGGCGTGAATGTCCAGCATCGGCACCCACGGGCTGGCGGGCGTGAAGGTTATCTCGCCCTGCGGGATCTGCATCGTACTGAAGGGAAGGTACGCGCGCGTATCCTTCAGCGTCACACGCCCGGAGGGCACGGGATTTCCCAGCGTGCCAACGATGCGCAGGTCGGGAATGATTTCCCCCGATGCGATGTTGCCAACGATCTTGAATGGCGTTTCGTTGGAAATCCCGATGTCCACCGTCCAGCCGGCAAATGGGGGCGGGGCTAGCCCCGCCAGCACCGGCGGAACCCAGAGCGGGCCGTTCACCGGCGATGGCACCAGCAGCGGCGTGATCTCCAGCTTCCTGTACACCCGCCCATCAACGAGCTTCACCACTCCCGTGACGGAACCGCCCGAGTTGTCACCCCGGGCACGGATATCGAGATTGGCGCGCAGCCGCAGACCGGCATCGCGAGCCAGGAGGATCTTTCGCCCGGTGAATGCGATGTCGTATTTCAGATTCTTCGGATCGGAAAACGTGACGCCTCCCGTGACCTGAAACGGACCCGCCGCCATGTCGCCCGTGAAGCGCTCGACGGCTACACTGTCCGAGTCGAAGCGCATGGAGCCATTGAGATTCCCGATGATCGGAGCACGGGTGGAAATCTGGAAGCTGCCGCCCGCTAGCGCGATCATGCCTTCCACCTTGGGCTTCGCAAGCGTCCCGGATAGAGTCAATCCACCCGTCAGCGTTCCAGTCAGCCGCCGCATCGGGGGAAAGAATGGCTGCAACGCGCCCACATCCGTGCGCGGCACGGAGACATTTCCCGCGATGGTGCCGTCAGGATTTGCCCAGACCAGCTTGCCATCCGCTCCGCGCACGAAACCAAAGGGAGTCTGCGCCGAAATGGTGAGCGACGGGAAGCCGGGGGTTGCCAGCATTCCCTCGAGTGAAGCCTTGCCATTGGCTGCGCGCAGGGTGGCGTCGAAATTCGCGCGGGGGCTGGTGTGATCCTCCATGCGCACGGCGAGGTCGCGGCCTTGCAGCGATCCATCCACCACCAAGGCGGAGGGCAGGCCGGAGGCTTTCAGGTTCAGCGCCACCGTGCCCTCCGTAGGAAGCGCCTGACCGCAGAGCCGCCCGAGATCGGAAATGCTGAGTGCGCCCGCCGTTGCCACATTGGCCGCCACCTCCCGACCGGCGATCAGGGCGTCACCCAACGGCTTGCGGGCCACGAGGGAGGAATAGTCAACCGGCAGGTACATTTCTCCACCGGCCAATGGAGTTGCCCCCGAGACGAGCTTGAGCCCGGAAACCGCGAGTCCCTCCGGCGTGAATGAAAGCGCTGCCGTGAGTTGCAAGGGGCCGGAGGAAAGCTCGCAAGCCGTGAGGTTCAGCGCCGTCGGCGAGTACGATCCGGCGAACCTCCCATTCAATCCGCTCGCGGTCTTTTCCGTGAAGAGATCGCGCAGTGCGATGTCAAAAGTCCCCGAGTGCCCGGCCTCGCTCCCGCTGCCATCCCATTGCGCCGTGAGGCCGCCGGAATATATCCCCGAGGCCTCCGATCCCGGAATGAGCGACAGAAACGGGCTGATCTCTCCCAGGTCCGCCCGCAGTGTGCCGGAGTACGCAAAGGGCTTTTGCAACGCCACCTCGCCCGAGCCGCGAATCGTATCCGTCCCGCTCTGGATCTCCAGCGAGGTGATCGTGGCCTTTCCATCCCGGAAAACCGCCTCAGCCCGCGAGCGGTCGACCATCAGGCCGCGAAACGACGCCTCGCCCGTCTCGATGCTGGCGGAACCATCGAGGACGCCCGCCTTTCGCGACACCGCTCCGAGCATCGACACCCAGCCCGCCGCATCCTCGCGCGGCGCTCCAAGCCACTCCGCCAGGTCGCCGCCTTCCGCACGACCTCGGAGATTCACCAGGAAGTCTCCCTTCTCCGCGTCGAAGTGGCCACCGGTCGTGGTCAGTTCACCCTCGCCTTCCAGCGAGCTTTGCTGCCGCGCGATGGAGAAGCGCTTCACCCGCAGCACCTCGTTTTCATAGGACGCCGCGGCTTCCAGTGTGTCGCATGAGCGTCCCTGCCACACGAGGTCCTTCAGCAGCAGGCGGGTCGACGAACGCGCCTCGAAGGGCCGCTCGGGGATCCCCCGGAATGCATACCCACCCTCGGCCAGTGTCCCTGTCGCAGCGGGAGCGAAGTTCATGAGTTCGCAAAGAGGTGCGAGGGAGACATTCCGCGCTGTCACGGTGGTATCGATGCCCGGAAGCCCGCGATAGCCGATAAAGGTGATCTGCCCGTTCAACGTTCCGCCAAAGGCATTCCCATCCAGCGTCAGCGTGATGCCCTCGAGCTGGGTGAACCGCGCTTCGAAAAGATTCACCTTCATGTCCGGGCGCAGGGTGAAGTCGGAGAGCGACGCCGTGCCTCGCCCCCACTGCGTCACCGCATGCAGCGGACCGATCCGGGTATGGATGCCGCCGGCATTCACCTCCGCCCACTCTGCCGTGAGGGTTCCCGGCTGGTCTTCGCGAAAATCCGCCGCCGCATTCATCAGCCGGTAGGATTGGTCGATACCGAGAAAGGTCAGATCCGCCTGGCGAAGACGCACCTCGTGCGGGAGGAACTTCAGGATGGTCTCGGCCTGGAGGCGTAGTTCCTCCGTCGTCAGATCCGGAATGTGCGGAGGGGGCGGCAGCGCCGTCGGCCTCAGGTCAAAGCTCCCCTGGATGCCCTGAATCTCGGCCAGCCCGATGAGCCGCTGCCTTCCTTTCCAGACGCTCCAGAGATTGGAGAAATCCACCTGGAGCCGCTGCACTCGGACATCCGTGCCGGAGCGTTTCGGGTCATCGGCATAAATATGGACATCGGTAAGCACGACCGGGCGCCCCGCCGCGACCTGCACCTCGCCGATCGTGATCTTCCACCAAGCCATCCCGATGACATGACGCAGGCCCTCCCGCAGTGCGACGCCGAGCAGCAGCGGGTGAAACACGAAAGCAAGGAGCGCCATGATCGCCAGGGCGACGAGAAGGCGTCTCCAGCGCGAGAGCCGGACGCGCGGACACGGCTCCCCGGTCATGGGAGCTCGGTCTCCGGAGTTAGGCCTTGATACGTCGAGTCCGGACGCATAGAGAACAGCTACATTACGGCGTCAAAGCCGACTCGTGGGAACATGAAAAGCAAGAATTTCGGCGATTGGGCGGTCGCATTGGTGGTGGTCGCATGCAGCGTGGCACTTTTCGCCGCGCTTGCCATGGCTTTAAGCGGTCGCCTGATTACACAACCGGGCCGCACCCTGAAGGTTTATTTCCACGATGTCACCGGCATCAAGGTCAGCTCCAATGTCCGTTACGCCGGAGCTCCCGCCGGACGTGTCGCAGGCATTCGCATGCTCTCGCCGCAGGAACGCATCGCCACGGGCGACCCGCGCAATGTCGTGGAGCTTTCCCTCGCCGTTGACCGCCGCGTTCCCGCCTTGCCCGCCGATGTCGAGGTAAGCGTGGCCGCCGATACACTACTGGCGGACAAGTTCATCCTCATCTCGGGAGGCAATCCTTCCGGTCCCGAGCTGGACGACAAGGTTGTCCTGCAGGGCATCACCCCAGTCACCTTTGACCGTCTCACCCGCAATCTGGACGGCGTCATCGACGGCATCGCAGGCATCCTGAAGAGTTCGCCCGGCGACTCGAGCGATCTTTTCGACCGCCTCCAGGCTTTCATTCAGAACGCCCAGCAAGCCCTCGACGAGGCGCGCGGCCTCATCACCTCGGCCAAGCCCGTCGTGCAGGACGCCTCCGCTCTCCTCACCGATTCGCGTCAATTGATCACGACGAACCGCGATGGTATCACCCGCACGGTGACGAATCTCGAGCGCGCCAGCGTATCCCTCGACAAGCTCACCATCCGCGCCACGACCTTCATCAACACGACAGAAACCAAGATCACGCCTCTCCTCTCGGATTTCCGCGTGACCGCCGAGAATCTCAAGATCACCTCGACCTACACACGCTTCCTCCTCCGCAGCCTCGCGGCGCGCCCGCAGCAGCTCATCTGGGGCAACCGGCGCCCGAACGAGCTCCCGAGCCCCGAAGAAATCCTCAAGTCGGCCAAGCCGCTGCCCTACAATCCCTAGCGGTTCCAGCGCCGGATTGCCGGCAGGTCAAACTCCCGGTCCAACACCGAGATACACCCGGTCTGGAGCATGAGCTGGGCGGCAAAAACCGGCGGCAAACCGAGATAGCACGCAGTCAGCGTACGCAGCAGATGCCCGTGAGCAAAAATCGCGACGGGGCCGGGTTCGTTCTGAACGCGCTCGAGCACCCGGCGGGCGCGGTCGGCTACTTCTTCATGCGTTTCACCACCTGGATACCCATGCGTCCAGGGCGACCATGCCGGTTCCTTTTCCCGGATCTGCTCGACCGTCAGGCCTTCGTAATCACCGTAGTTCCACTCCATCAGGTCGTTGTCCGTGACGAGCCGCTGGCCAAACCCGCAAATCTCCGCCGTCTCCCGCGCCCGGGCGAGTGGACTGCTCAGGATCGTCTGAAACGAAAAACCCTCCAGCTTGAACGCCGCTTTCCTCGCCTCCGAGCGGCCTTCCTCGTTCAGC of the Terrimicrobium sacchariphilum genome contains:
- a CDS encoding MlaD family protein is translated as MKSKNFGDWAVALVVVACSVALFAALAMALSGRLITQPGRTLKVYFHDVTGIKVSSNVRYAGAPAGRVAGIRMLSPQERIATGDPRNVVELSLAVDRRVPALPADVEVSVAADTLLADKFILISGGNPSGPELDDKVVLQGITPVTFDRLTRNLDGVIDGIAGILKSSPGDSSDLFDRLQAFIQNAQQALDEARGLITSAKPVVQDASALLTDSRQLITTNRDGITRTVTNLERASVSLDKLTIRATTFINTTETKITPLLSDFRVTAENLKITSTYTRFLLRSLAARPQQLIWGNRRPNELPSPEEILKSAKPLPYNP
- a CDS encoding ABC transporter ATP-binding protein: MVRLERLSKSWRGRKALDSLSLEIAKGEIFGLLGHNGAGKSTTFGMMLGHVHPDEGDAFIAGHSVTQDRPRALEKVGAIFETPSFYDYMSGWQNLRFFVSLSGAVSRERMQDVLRLVGLEKRINDPVRTYSHGMRQRLALAQALLPDPDFILLDEPTEGLDPQGIREMREMILRLRDEHGLTILLSSHLLSEVEQLCDRVAILHQGRLMYCGNWRDARPEWELEVDAWDAADRVLAALKVVRTDSHVALPDGLEIADVVDALVRGGVRVSRVQPFERTLESFYLERTTG
- a CDS encoding histidine phosphatase family protein, which codes for MIVLIRHGRTDWTDLRLHTGRKDMPLNEEGRSEARKAAFKLEGFSFQTILSSPLARARETAEICGFGQRLVTDNDLMEWNYGDYEGLTVEQIREKEPAWSPWTHGYPGGETHEEVADRARRVLERVQNEPGPVAIFAHGHLLRTLTACYLGLPPVFAAQLMLQTGCISVLDREFDLPAIRRWNR
- a CDS encoding YicC/YloC family endoribonuclease, coding for MKSMTGHGRGETAAKGVRAVVECFSVNRKQAEVSLAAGRELAWLEPHVREEVLKRVSRGKVQVSVAIETTDDSVHGLIDRSRAAAFLKEAKALQKHLGLTGEISLETVLAAPGVIRAGDPSERDVLPAVKKALGLSLDALLEMRVREGSHLQKDLAKSLTRMAAMVKRVRTLAPNVPKRQRENLLRRLESAQLPIDVMEPRLATEIAVFAERCDIAEELTRLDSHIAQFRDALKSDAPVGRTLEFLAQEMGREWNTTGSKANDSEISRVVVDAKAELDRIREQLANIE
- a CDS encoding BamA/OMP85 family outer membrane protein, with the translated sequence MRRGLALLSFLVWCAVAMAQQATEFVFEGNETYTRAQLIKALGRYEIDLTPPIEPTTADDAAYFLREFLFEQGLPEADVEYRFAGSTVFFTISEGPKYLLGKMTFSGGEAITAERMEDIFTAEMRQATRNPFGALRYVQSATESAADRIRQALVQDGFLGATVQVKPDFVERMVNVAVTATPGPQSVVDQAVVESSSELPEKIHEIARRAQGGVYHPGQELTIRSQVQDYLKANGYFNAVVTQQTTFDSATGGVRIVIAVQPGGQFRLGTIGVTGNRRTLTTAILQRLGVKAGATYDAATVDAGIRRLWFTGAFSDVDARQTPTSDGTVNMVVKVTETAAKQLTTTLGYGQWQRGFADATYTDRNFLGTLNRFSLRGNISTKNYGIQAALSDPFFLRTPVIATVSGFAQREETPAFQVSQYGGGFNVERQYDQNNLTGWRAGYQWKAVTNTVIYADEANDVLDDYTLGAVSFEQTLDRRNDLLSPTKGYFLNWQGDVASRYLAGEVSFLRLSVQATWYIPFRKITPERPFVPFLILNHRAGLMVPYDNDTTAPIPERFFLGGPDTVRSFQLDGLGPKDQNGYPVGGMAYLLGNAEIQWPIWRALYVAGFVDVGNLSPSLESLSWSYTRVGPGLGARLYTPIGALRVDYGYNLIRKEGDPVGAWQFGFGFTF
- a CDS encoding translocation/assembly module TamB domain-containing protein, yielding MTGEPCPRVRLSRWRRLLVALAIMALLAFVFHPLLLGVALREGLRHVIGMAWWKITIGEVQVAAGRPVVLTDVHIYADDPKRSGTDVRVQRLQVDFSNLWSVWKGRQRLIGLAEIQGIQGSFDLRPTALPPPPHIPDLTTEELRLQAETILKFLPHEVRLRQADLTFLGIDQSYRLMNAAADFREDQPGTLTAEWAEVNAGGIHTRIGPLHAVTQWGRGTASLSDFTLRPDMKVNLFEARFTQLEGITLTLDGNAFGGTLNGQITFIGYRGLPGIDTTVTARNVSLAPLCELMNFAPAATGTLAEGGYAFRGIPERPFEARSSTRLLLKDLVWQGRSCDTLEAAASYENEVLRVKRFSIARQQSSLEGEGELTTTGGHFDAEKGDFLVNLRGRAEGGDLAEWLGAPREDAAGWVSMLGAVSRKAGVLDGSASIETGEASFRGLMVDRSRAEAVFRDGKATITSLEIQSGTDTIRGSGEVALQKPFAYSGTLRADLGEISPFLSLIPGSEASGIYSGGLTAQWDGSGSEAGHSGTFDIALRDLFTEKTASGLNGRFAGSYSPTALNLTACELSSGPLQLTAALSFTPEGLAVSGLKLVSGATPLAGGEMYLPVDYSSLVARKPLGDALIAGREVAANVATAGALSISDLGRLCGQALPTEGTVALNLKASGLPSALVVDGSLQGRDLAVRMEDHTSPRANFDATLRAANGKASLEGMLATPGFPSLTISAQTPFGFVRGADGKLVWANPDGTIAGNVSVPRTDVGALQPFFPPMRRLTGTLTGGLTLSGTLAKPKVEGMIALAGGSFQISTRAPIIGNLNGSMRFDSDSVAVERFTGDMAAGPFQVTGGVTFSDPKNLKYDIAFTGRKILLARDAGLRLRANLDIRARGDNSGGSVTGVVKLVDGRVYRKLEITPLLVPSPVNGPLWVPPVLAGLAPPPFAGWTVDIGISNETPFKIVGNIASGEIIPDLRIVGTLGNPVPSGRVTLKDTRAYLPFSTMQIPQGEITFTPASPWVPMLDIHATAQALDYTVQAYAYGPLDEKHLILRSEPPLPQESIVLLLTTGFAPGAYAGAGFGEAAAGQGGLLVLRTLLRQIDAKGFDVESLVNRLQISAVPPVDPYDRAGIRGRFEIWRGISVMSERDSYGYYNAGVTYQLRFR
- a CDS encoding type II secretion system protein, which translates into the protein MRRRAFTLIEMMVAIGIIVLLAGLTVPLFSMVKARGESAKCLGNLRGLGVALSAYLAEHDSTMPDLKAGRASRNEDVPVIDNTLNSYVDDQRVFACPADRRYFRDTGTSYYWDSALNGQRLAALNLFGMVSDLGRIPVLVDKEGWHTYSDNKVNHLFADGHATKELRLFTE
- a CDS encoding ABC transporter permease — its product is MNLFWLQLRGETRKLFARKRTFIGFGAFLVFEIVVLFLLRLPPVQRSLSGAIERMGYDPTQYLSGLTLGLLIVAWTVFLLEALFLALVAGDVVSKEVEDGTLRMMLCRPISRTRILTVKVIVTLLYTIVLTLFVGLTALGVGLLNSGPGGLFVIDPPAGIFAFHDFWPGLARYAIALPLLALSLCTVTLLAFCLSCFNMKPAAATIITLSLLFADVIVRSVPFFEGIRGWFLTTKMSAWIQVFQARVPWETMVESYVFLFAINVTLFIIGWAVFERRDFKS